Within the Carassius auratus strain Wakin chromosome 18, ASM336829v1, whole genome shotgun sequence genome, the region tccattggtgaacaagtgatgtaatgccatcttagatggcctgagggtgagtaaactttCAGCAAATGTTTCTTTCTGGCTGAACTATTTTATCAAGCAACATTAAAAGAgaatcaatattaaataaaataatttctgttcCCTAAACACCTACTCCATTTTCCATTCGTCATTCAAACATGTATTCAAGTCCCAAAGTCCCACCATTGGATGATAGCAATCAGTCAAATTTTCccaaaagacattaataataataatacccccAACAACCAATGTTCTAATGCAAATCAAGGGAGAAGCCTGCCTGATTGCTGAAGTCTTTGGCCTGTTCCAGAACCTTCTTCCTGGAGGCGGCACTTGGAGTCTTGTAGTCCTTCCTGCCATCACCGCGGAAATGTGAAGCCCCTCCAAACCGCCTCACAGACGCCATTAAACCCGAACAGAGAGTGAAAGCAAGCGGCCACAGAAGTCTTGATCGTTCTTCTTGAAACTGGCACACTCTCTATGAGTTTGATCTTGAGCTGTGCCCATGTTGTCCTGCCAAGTCCGAGTCAGTATGCATGTGAACACGGCAATCAGAGAGTGACCGCCGCTCCGAAGGGCCCGGAGCCCACTCGCTCAGCAATGCCCCGGCCCCTTACAGTACATGCATTGTCCGTGAGGGACAGCGAGTGGGTTCGGACGCCAGTGAGGAAACACTTGAAGGATGAGGATGGGTTTGATTGTGCCTTTGACCGAATGCATCATAAAACACCATTCATTTACAGACATATCATATATAAACAGTACTTTCCAAGCTgaagtttcagcatcattcctccagtcttcatgtcagtcacaagatccttcagaaatcattctaatatgctgagttactgctcaagaaacatttctattaatttcttaacatttattatcaatgctgaaagcaCTTGggatgcttcatattttttttttttggatggattATAAGATGAATACGAAGTTCAAAAGATCCGCATTTAttggaaaatacatattttgtaacattataaatgtttttcctgtcacttttgatcaatgtaatacaTCCTTacttaataaaagcattaatcaATCTGAAAAAGCCACATGAAGTACCTGTTGTGCACTACTTTTAATTTATACTAAGATCAGATTCCCAAGTTACATCAGAACAGAACATAAAATGCATCTAAACTGCACTTCagttactaaaacaaaaaacactgtccCATTCCTGAAGATCCCACAAAGACATTTGTGTTTTTCTAAATAGAATTTATGCGAAAGCAGCTGTTCTTTTCCATGTTGCCCAAACTTGTGGAGAACACTGATCCAGAgcgaaataaaatgaaatatggatGTCTTACCCACATCACACGGACAGCTGCGGCATTCTGggtttataaaaaaagaagagaaccACAACATAGAGGAGATAGCAGattgaaatacataaaaatcCAATGCCAGTCATAAATCATGTATTTTGTCTCCGTTGCCCAAGATGACAGACAAATATGCTTTTTAATAACCGCACACGCAGGAGTCCAGTGACATGAAATAAAGCAATATAAATGTTAGACAGGCAGCAGTGATGCTTTAAGGAACCCCAGAATGAGGATAAACCATCCTCTCCCGCATAAGCAAACAGAGGACTGTAATTACAGAGGGTGGTACCATCAtaatgagagacagagaaagcCAAGTTATAACTGACAGCGCACAAAAAACACCAGGGacaaagaaagaagaaagctgATATAATGGCATAACGATAATAATTAGTGGCGCTTGTTAAagcaaacatcactattattagtGCTGCTACTTCTAAACCTCTAACCCCAAGTATGAAATTGTGGCATGCTCTCCGTTTGCTACGGACAGAATGACATCTTAAACCATGAGGCTTGTTGAGGAGAGCTGTTACTGGATGATTTTCACCTGCCAGGGCAAACCAAAAGGCATTTAAACGGtcctttttcttttcctgtttctccAGCTCTCTCCAGTTGTCCTCTATCTATTCCACGCCTCGAGTTCATCTCCATAAATCAGTGCGATGCAGAAGGGTTACACAGAAGATAAAGaaatcaacacacacaaacactgactgGAGCAGTGCCAGATGTACCATGGGAAAGAGTGAACTGCATCATTCTGTGACCCTGTTCTCATACTGAAGCTGTCTTCTATACCACATTAAACCCATCACACTGGACGAGCACATTCTCTGCTTTTTATGCAATCACTTTTTATTTACCCACTCGTACCTTTGCGTTCCACTGGCCAGATGTTTGCTTGAGTTGGCAGAATTCTTGCATAATACTTTTAAGTTGAAGAAATTTGTGAGAGACACGTCAATGTGTGTCATTTTATTCATAAGAATGGAACGACAGGAAAAACGAGAGCCGTTGGCGGTCCTGTCAGCAAAATATACATCAGAATGAGTGAAAACGCCATGGATACTCAGAATCCGTCAATCTCAAGAGCTGCATGTGGAAAAACATTGGAGACATTTGAGCCAAGAGCACTTAGCAGACCACACAATAAAGAGaaacgagagagcgagagagaaacaaGACATGAATCTGGTAGATCGAAATGTCTCGTAAATAGAGAAGTATGAGAAAACATTTGTGTGCATATTTGGAGAGGGGCACATACATAGCATAAACAGCAGTCGCAACACATTTATCTTCCACAATGTGGGAAATAATGTAGGCGGGACTTGACCCTATCCATCAGctttgattggattgtgaaaaatgtaaaagaaccgctcacatttcctttagaaaaTCCTTTAGAAGTTGATAAAGTTATTATAGTTTGCTGAAaattttaaggtttaaaaaaaattcacttttcataaaaaataagtatataccaattttaatataataataataataataataataaataggttAGTAAACATGTAAgtcaacataaaaacataaaggcGACTTTTTACACATTATACAACAGACTGTTTCTAAGCAGGTTCGTTtagaaaatgcaaaataaaagaaagtaaacTTCAAAATAATGGGTTTTTCAAATTAGGCATTAAAAAGACTTTGCTTTAGTTCAGCTCAACAAAAACATTCAATTACAAAAGTTCAATTCAGGTCTTCTGAAGGCAAGCCAGATGGATCTTGATTCCAACCATTTTATTAACAGTGCCGATGTTTTGCTAAATTTGATTCAGTTCAGGTATTGTTCTCATCTGATTCTGTCAGTGCCATCAAATCAATAATATTACTGAAGTGACTTTTAACCCTATAAACCCTGAATATCAAGTGTCTTTTAGAAAGTGGTATAACAAATGTTAACATCACGAAACCTCGTTTTCAAAACATGTAATATGCAAGAGAAACCACTAATTCTGCAATAACACGGGTCTGAATTCAGACTGCGGTTACACACGAGATCCTGAGATGAAGCACCTGTTTGATCAGCATGAGGCCCTGAGCAACATTTCACTCCGTCTGCTCCTGAGCTTCGTTTTACTGGAAGTTACAGTGGTTAAATGTCGACTGAATGACGAGTGACCTCTAAAAACATGGAGACGTGAGGAGGAGGTGACAGGAGGAATTCAAAAGCACCTGAGAAACGAACACGACACGCAGATCTGTGAGCCCTTGTACGAtcaaagcttgtttctgccatggaacaaaataataaaataggcaATTGCAACCTTTTTTCattccatgtttttttcttttaaaaaggcaAGTTAATACTCTGCAATTTGGAGTTGATACGGACAACAAAAAGCCAGATATTGGAGTTAAAATGAGCCTCCATATCAGACTGACAGACACGCTTCATAACATCATCTCTGACTGCTTGCACTAATCTGCTGTGAGATTCGATCCCTGCATGACAGAATGCATGAGTGTAACTCTAAAAACGTGTGCCCTCATGCTTACAGAGACCACCAACAGCAGAGAACACCCAAAGAAGCCTGGGTTTGCATCAAACCTTTTAGATTgagcaataaaaacattttgactgTCGAATGATTCAAATATTCTATCATGACTAAtcgattaataaaaaaagaacttaatattttaatgcattaaggaAAGAAAATTACATTATTGGCATCAAAACATTTGAATTTCATTCAGAATTTTCTGCACAAATTAGTAAACATGAAATTTTTGAAGtagaaaactgaaataatactccaataatctttgttctATTTgccaaataaatgaacaaataatcaATTAATCAGATTTGATTAGAGGGGTCAGTAAATATATAAGTTGATCCTCCAAGCCAGTGGTCAAGGGGCATTATTAGTAAGTACATCTAATATAATTAATTGCACATCACTACAAACAGTAATAGAAAAAAGGGAAGGGAAGCTGGAAGGCAAGTGGATTATCTGTGCATTAAAGCTGCTCTTCCTGTTcatttctctttctcactctcctCTGAAAGCCATTTGCAGACAGCTCAGGAGCCGAGGAACATTGTGGAGGGATGAAGTCATTTTTGTCGTTCTTCCAGAAATGAGATTCAGCCCTGATATCAGGTACGCTGACAGGGAGGGAAGGAGGGAGTAATGGATGACAGCAGGGCTGTGAAAAGTAAAGAAAAGTGATACTTGGAAATGAAAAGAGGGAGAAAATAAAAGACTGATTGAGTGGAAATGAAGCGAGTGAGTGGAAAAGAGCACAGGAACATGGAGAAGAGAAAAGGGGCTCTAGTTGTTCcctgttgttttcttttattcaggCAACAGGAATGTGGCCTTCTTTTCCTTCACTGCTGCAAAACGGCTATGAACACAACAACCAGCatagaacagagagagagaggtgaaagAAAACTCTTCTTTTCTCTAGTGTAGATTATTCACTAAAaccatataaatacattttttgttaagTGAAATAAAGCggatataaaatttttttttttttgcattggcaGCCAACTGAAATTAAGTACTAAAATGCTGaatagtaaaacaaaaataaagctataaaatataagtaaaaacaaataaaatttgcAGACAAAACAATTGCAAAAACTTACAatttttttcggactataagtcgcagctgagcataagtcgcatcagtccaaaaatacgtcatgacgaggaaaaaaacataagtcgcacttgactataagtcgcatttatttagaaccaagcaccaagagaaaacattaccgtctccagccgcgagagggcgctctatgtgttcagtgatagactacaggagcagcatagagcgccctctggtggctagagatggtaatgttttctcttggttcatttctctcgattcatgtcaaattaattttgataaataagtcgcacctgactataagtcacaggaccagccaaactatgagaaaaagtgcgatttatagtctggaaaatacggtagttaaatttaacttaaaacttaagatcaagtaaaataataataataaatactataaaatatgatattcttactaaataaataacactgacaTGCTAATCACAGTATCATATTAAGTTTGTTATAGTCTCAACATCAGACTTCATGTCCACGGAccattggctaaacgtctgatgcatatgggacacaaaagtggaaacacttcaggagttatGAAGCTGTcgtcggattggttgaattatacaggatttctggTAGACATGCATGTCGTGTTCTTTAAGGTTCCGCCTGGAAACAAAAGTGCTGTGGCACCAAACcacctcacgaaagaagaaagacGCTGTGTTTTCAACTGTTACGACGAGCGCTTATCATGACCAACTAAAACTGTGTTTTCAAAAGTATGTCAAATATATAAAGATCGGagcataaaatctttaaaatatgttcgagagttttacacaccggtctgttattgtggcaacatttccacaGCCCGAAACGTGACAATGTAcgaaactgtgattggttgtttgacatgtcggtcaaactgctaagggtgtgtgtgttcacggtttgtgtgtgtgtgcacttgggatgggttaaatgcagagcacgaattctgagtatgggtcaccatacttggctgaatgtaacgtcacttttttcacttttcaaaTGGACTCATGGGAAAGCCTTGGCCAAATCAGGCTACACGAGACTAGATTTGCTAATGCAAATGCACTCTTAGTATTAGTGATTTAAACATCCACCTAGCAATCACCTGCAACACATAGCAACAACATTAATTTTGCCAAACAAAATTTTGGCAAACAAAATTGAAAAATGAGTTTCAAACTATTTCTCGTTTAAAGTAcgaaaatattttaatgtcactttAATATTATGCTTTAATAATACTTTGCCTCCCGTACAGACTTGATTACCTAAGAAAATATTAAGTCGGGTAAAATCCTTAGGCTTCAGTTTGAATTTGAAAAATTCAACACAAATGTGTTTATCTTTAGACTCtgctgaaaaaaactaaacatgaaCCAGCCTAAGATGGTTGTTGGTCTCAGCTAGTTTTTAATGGAGTGTCAAAAAAAAGTGTCCAAAACCCCTCTGAAATGAGACAACAGTCCTCTTAAACCAGCAAACCAGCGTAGCATGGCAAAGCCATTTTTTTCCCTCGGCAGGCAAACCGATGAATCACTCACAACAGCAGCAGTGACTCTGTAAGCAAGTTTAAAGAGTGAGGAAATCTACACACATATCCAGACGCTGCATTAAAACACACTGACTCACAAGTGTCTGAGTGAACATACACAGGGAATTACTCTTGGTTAGAGAGGAAGACACAGACGTGACCGTGTCCCCTCTGAGATGACGGTCCGATCGCAGGCAGACAGCAAACACATGCCCTCATTCCAGCTGAGCCTTTAATCCCGCTAAAGACACGGAGCAGCAGTTACAGCCAGAACAGCATCAAAGCTTTGACAAGTCATGCAAACATAGCACAGCACACAGTCGtctggagagtgtgtgtgtgtgtgtgtgtgtgtgtgtgtgtgtgtgtgtgtgtgtgtgtgtgcactctctCTCACGCCTGGCACTATGTTTCCAAACAGTCTCTCGAGCAGAGCAGCACATTCCAGCCTCTGCAGCTCATCAAACATATTAGTAACCACAACAGCTTCCTGTCTGCGCAGGATCACTCGGCACTGGTGCTGATAAAGGAGCACAGACTCTTATAACACACACAACAgacactcaaaacacacacacactagcagtGTCCCTGTGCCTTAACCAGTTAAAACCTGCAGACCAGCTGAAGTCATTGAGCTAGAAATTGAATGTTGATCGCCAATGAGATTATTTGAGATCTTGAGCTCACTAGCTTTTGACTGCAGACTTAAGAGACAATTTGAGACTTTGAGATCTGCATTGGCTCTCTGTTTAATCTTTCAAAGATATAAAGTATGTACTAGTTTACAAAAGAAACGATGAGAGTAATTATGTCCAGTGTGACAGAATCGCATGTTATATCCAATATTTCAAAgtcaaacaaattattaaaaaatagctGCAAAATGGACAATTTGGTTGACTTTACAGATAAAATACagataataattaaatgcaaatgctttAAAACAAGCGTTTCTGCTGGTAAACTCTCTAAAGACTGACCACATCGATTCTGAAAGGTAAATCACTGTAGAACTTAAATGAGGAAAAAGTGCAGTTTAAGACCATCAAGACCATTAAGCAACTTGTTTAGATTTTTCATTACTGTGTGgcagcatttttttaatcatggaCACAAACTCTCACACATTTGTGTTGTACATGGAGGTTATTCAGCAGGCTTTTCTTTTGTTAGGTTCTTTTATCTCAGCTCTTTTGCTTGTCTTTGTACAGCTGAGCACAATGTGTTCCCCCTCCTCTATCCAAGAACTGTTTCACATTACCGTAGCATTGAGACATCTTCACAGGTTACTCACAAAGAGCTCAATCCGAGGGCATTTTCCCCTCCACAGCCTGTCCAGATGCGCTTTCTTCTTTTTTCGGTTGCTGATCGTCACAACCTCAGGGAATACTTTAGCTAACCCATCTCCACACACTCATCGCAGGTCTGAACTTCTCCAAGCCTCAATATTCATTAACCCACCAGTGTCAGACATGCACCCATTCCTCTTCCACTAAAAATCATTACATTACAAGGTCTCAACTTTTACATAATAAATGCCattatgtgttttaatgtcagtaAGTGATTACCCAATTATCCAAATCACATGCCACCAAACACATTTGAAGAACTACTTAGAAGTTGAACGCAAGTACAATCCACTGGCCCCAAAAAGTAACTTGACATTTAAACATGACTTAAGCATTATTGCATTAGAGGCATTTCTCAAAAGGAAAGATAAGCACACTTGGTttgatttacttttaaaatgcaaTGACGCGCATATATATTATAACTGTGGCTGAAGTGTACAAATACTTTTTTAGGGCAACTATATAGATTTACAAATGTTCTGTAGACAAAATCTTTGGACACTTTAGtgaaaggatgaaaaaaaaaaaacatgaaagaaacaTCAAACAGCCCTACACGTCATAAAGCAGGCATTAGTCTCTGGAAATGTGCCTGGAGCTAACAGCTTAAGAGGAGGAACGTTTAGCTCTATTTACACTGTGTTTTCATTAGCCAGAATACGAATACATGTGTGCAAGTTCATGAAAAGAGAGTCAAAAGCGTGCACAAGTCTCCAAGACTCTGTCAATGATGGGCACAAATTAGACTGCATAATCCAAGCTGAATGACAAGGCCATGCTAACATTTCCTCAAAGTGCACATGATAATGACCCTCGCGAGAAAAAAGTTACAACAAAATGTTACTCGAACTCATCTGCACCCTTTACATAATCAGCCAATTTCAGGCAGCTCCAAACAGAGTCCTAAGTGGACCACGATACTAAAAGGACAAGCTGGCACAGACAAAATCTCAGGAAAATACAGCACCATAAAAGGTGGAATGAGGGAAACTATGACCAAACCCAGTGTCTGAGACAGACCAACTGTGCTACAGAGGGCTTGCCAAAGCCATACAGAGAACTAATCCATCGCTGAGAGTATGCCCTCGAACATACACTATCAAGCACAACACTCTTAAATATGAAGTATTTGAAAGATATTTCTCCCTATGGTCAGTTTGGTAACACAAGGCTTTTTTGAAGGTTACTTTAGTCTTTTCTAACTTTCTATAAAATGGATAAAccattatataaatacacaaagagATAAAGCATTCCCTTCAAAATATGCCAGTTAAGAATGCCAGAATATTCTGACTTTTCATAGAGGCAAGTACACAAAGGATCATTTGCGGCAGACAGTTAGATAAACACACATtaatgtacagacacacacacacacacacacacacacacacacacacactacaggcaTTGGAGCAAAAGGAAGGTAGGCTAAGGAAAAGAAGAACAACATGACTGCAGGAGAATCTGCTGTGGGCAAAATAAACATCCTTCATATTTCTAAGAAACATTGTTCTGCTCTTTCCATCAGAGACAAAAACAAAGTCGGGAGCTGTAAATTCAGCTGCACAACAACCTGAGGTAACAACCTGTCAAACGCTGCACAAATGAATTCATAATTTTTCACATGCATACCACTCAAGCTGAAGGCCTTGAAACTCTCATCCAAGTTCTTTTTAGAGCAATACATCAGTTTTAGCCGCAATATAATTCAGTCCAGAACACCAGCATAGAGCTctcataaaatatgcaaaaaacacTTCATCTTGCTTTGCTCACAATTCAACGCCCATGATTATAAAGCAAAAGGCTACATCCAATATAGTTTACAGAAACACATTTGCTAGCATTTACGTcataaacaaacatttcaaaaacatataaataaccaAAATAGAGAACAAAACACATCACTCACCACTCTCGGCTTGGCCTTCAGTGATCCAGTGGAAAGTTCCTCGCTGGACTTCCTCTCTAGTTTTGGCTCAGCAGTGGTTGTAGGAACTGAAGGTGTGGAAGTGGTGCCTTCCAGAATAACCCCACCAGTAGCTGCTGGGGTCTCCACCGGGCACTCTGGAGAGTTCAAGGCCAAAATGTACTGCTCAGTGACGTCCTCTAATGATGGAGTATCCTCCCCCGAGACGGTTTTGTTGGGTGCTGAAGACTCTCCGACATGACTTGAACTCTGGAGGTCCTGGGAGATGTGGGCATGTGAAGGAATGATGGGCACAAATGTGGCAGGTTCACTGGCATGACGCACGTGTTTGGGTCTGACTTTTGAGGCTTGAAGCTGGGGGAGGATGGATGCAGAGGACTGCTCTTCACCTTGTTCATCAAAGTGATCACCGTCATCACAAGACAACTGATGGGTAAAGCTGTTTGTGCGTTTCTTGGGGCTCCTGCGACTGGTGCAAGGAGACAAAACCTGAACTAGCTTAGGGTCAAAAGGAAGTGAGGGTGCATCTGGCGCTTTTGTTTCTCCGTTATGTCCAAGGTGGGAGGGCAAAACATGCTCAGATTCAGAATGAGAACTCCTGGTTGAACAAAATAATGGTCGTTCACTATTGAGAGCCCGAAGTTTGTCTCTTTGCTCGGATAAGATGGGCTCACTGCTGGAAGGTGGTATGGATTGTTCTAGTTCACTTATTGGCTCGCTGGGATGCTTTTGAAATTCTAGGACGGTATCTGCCAGTTCTCCACGTCTGCTAGGGTCGCTAAAGCTCTTTTTCTTCACAGCCTTGCCATTCGCCTTCTCATCAATAAGATTGTCCATTGTGCCAGGTTCACAAACAATGCTCTGAATCACAGTACTGTAATCTTTCAGGCTGTCGCTACACACAGAAAGGTCACTGGCAGCACTGCCTGTATATTCAGAAAGGTCTGCTGCAGAAGACTCCACACCAACACCCACCTTGGAACTCAGAGAGAGTGAACCGAGCAGGTTGCTGTCCATGGAGAAGCTCTTTCCACCATCCTCTGCATCTGACCGACGTCTTTGAGGCATAGGATCACTCAAAGAACGGTATGCAGACTCACCATTAGACTCTGCGTTACTGCCATTGCTGGAGTCTGAGCCGTTGTTGCCAGCTGAGGAGAATTTCCTTCGCCTGCGAATAGCACTAGGAGTAGACGGAGCCTCCAAGGCCCCCTGGTTTACATTTTTACTGCTGCTAATGTCTCCTCCTATGGCTACTCCCTCATACTCCGTCTTAACAGACGGAACTTGAGATGAAAGAGATTCCTCTGCTGTTGTATCAGGCAATTGCTCTTCGTACAACCCTGACTGATTCCAAACGGTGGGAGTCTGACCCAGCAGGTTTTTACCACAGGATATCCCCCCATATGAGCCAATCTCTGGCTCTGTGACAATTCCTTCATCTGTCAGGCTAGATTCATGGCCGGAGAGTTCATCCAATGACTTATCACAGAACACATTCTCCTCCGAATTTCCCTCCTGTAAACATTTTCCACTTTTTCCATCAGCCTCCTCTTCCTTACACCCAGTAAAATCAGAGTGTTCAAGTCTCCTCACCTGCTGCTTTGCCTTATCTTCTTTTTCAGTGTCTATTTTAGCATCACTGCTTTTTGTCTTGAAACAGTCTtcttcataatcatcatcatccttACTTTCACCCATCTGACAAATGTCTCTTATCACCTGTCTGGCTTCCTGCACGTAACGGTCTTGCAGAGGGGTAGGCATTGGCTCGTCGTAACCGTAGGTACATCTACAGTCGTCGCTCTCCACCTCCCTGTCAGCAATCAACACCTGCTCGCCACTATCTTCAGAGTCTAGCCGTTGCTCAGAGGAACTCCTTAAACTTGGCCCGCTACCATGACATTGCTGCCCTGCTGGCTTCTCAGAGTAGGAGAATGACTTCGCCCTCCTCAAAGTAGCAGTGAGATCCTTCAGGGACGGGCGTCCATGGTGTGGCCGATTTGTCCTGGAGCCCATTCTGTACACAGACGTGCCTTGATCAGAGTTTAGATTGTCCTCGTCATCTTGTCCCCTTTTCTTCATTCTCAACTCAGACAGATCGGTCTTAAGGTAGCTAAGAAGTGATAGAGTTTCTGAGGCAATGTCAGGGTTGGATATAGAGATCCTGTTCCTGTCTTTCTCATTATTTAAGGAGGGGCCGAATACCCTGTTATCTGAACTGCGTGTTTTATTTTCTGCTGGGCTGAAGCTGGGCACAAGCTTAGGCTGAGCTCGAACTGGGGTACGAGAAAAGTTATCTCCATGGCCAAAACTAGGTGAGCGGTACACGGTGGCATTGCCATGGTATGTCTTACTCAGAACGGCTGATGAAGCCCTGCCATAGCCATGGATGTTGGCTGGCTGATCCTCTTCTTTTAACATCTCTGTGCTAGAATACCTGCTACTACTTCTTGACCCCAACGGACTGGATAAAAATGAGGGTATGGTGACTTTTGAAACCCGTGACACCTGAGGAACAGGGCTAGTTCTGACTGACCCCTCAAAATTTCTATATAGTTGCCTAAAGCTGTCCTTAGCCACATGGGATCGTTGAGATGTGCCGTCTCGTGCCCATGGCATGTCTGTATGACAACCCCTAGAACGGAAACCCTCAATCCTGCGGCCCACTGTTTGAGAATCACACGGCTCCATCATTACAGGCTGGTTGTCACTGTCATCTGACTCTTCATTGCCTCTGCTGCAgttgcttttcttctttttccttAGCGAGCGACGTCTTACGTCCTTGTTGTGGTGCACTAGTGCTGCAGCAGGGCTGTCCTCCTCACTGCCTGAAGACCTTCCTCTCAGCTTAGCCCTGATGCCATACTTGTTTTGTGGGAAATTATCGCCTGTCCGTTCTCTGAATTTCTCGTCCTCTTCTCCAGAGCTCAGTCTTCTTACAGTGCCGGCTAGTTCCACGGAGGGCCCGGTCTGTGGTTGGGAGGAGTTATGTGAGGAATGCGAGCTATCCGGTGGCTGTGGCTGCTCTGCCCTCTGTCTCTGCTCCTGCAGCTGCCAACAGTGAGACCTGAGGGGCAAAGCGGTCGTTCTACTGTGCGGTGGGGGAGCAGGAGGACAATCACAATTCAAAAACTCGAAGGAATGGCTTTCAGCAGCTAAAGTATGGAAGTTAGGGATTGAATAGTCCGCATATAATGAACTGTTGTCATGATGAGAGCAGTTTGTGTCTTGCCAGGCTCCCCTTGGTTGGTGGGGGAACTGTTTGTCACTTTTGTCTGGAGTTGAGGAGCCCTCTTTAGCATCGAAATGCTGGATGTTTTGACATGCAGATTTCAAGTCATCAGCATCTGAAGTTGAGCGATGTTGCTTTCTGCGCCTATCCCCAAATAGTTCTCTAATCTTAGAAACGCTTGGCCAgtttgaatcaatatgaatagaCGTCTCTCCATAGGATGGGTGATAGCGATGGGATTTGCATGTTGGGCTccctaaaacaaaaacatcat harbors:
- the arhgef17 gene encoding rho guanine nucleotide exchange factor 17; the encoded protein is MAEREIERKGPAHRSVSFKKLESWSAKRRSLGEDLDRCGALPPYAVEHSAQTSQATHAAAVSRKVSKFSAASLSTADLKKASHGIYPSVRQLSEKFSLSTGGTQSSLVNTGSVKNTKSVEDSSLSESGCFSNEFLESATEKQLQDSCRYRSLESVSGSDSDRGDKHRLRKTLGGTNTGSPTCKSHRYHPSYGETSIHIDSNWPSVSKIRELFGDRRRKQHRSTSDADDLKSACQNIQHFDAKEGSSTPDKSDKQFPHQPRGAWQDTNCSHHDNSSLYADYSIPNFHTLAAESHSFEFLNCDCPPAPPPHSRTTALPLRSHCWQLQEQRQRAEQPQPPDSSHSSHNSSQPQTGPSVELAGTVRRLSSGEEDEKFRERTGDNFPQNKYGIRAKLRGRSSGSEEDSPAAALVHHNKDVRRRSLRKKKKSNCSRGNEESDDSDNQPVMMEPCDSQTVGRRIEGFRSRGCHTDMPWARDGTSQRSHVAKDSFRQLYRNFEGSVRTSPVPQVSRVSKVTIPSFLSSPLGSRSSSRYSSTEMLKEEDQPANIHGYGRASSAVLSKTYHGNATVYRSPSFGHGDNFSRTPVRAQPKLVPSFSPAENKTRSSDNRVFGPSLNNEKDRNRISISNPDIASETLSLLSYLKTDLSELRMKKRGQDDEDNLNSDQGTSVYRMGSRTNRPHHGRPSLKDLTATLRRAKSFSYSEKPAGQQCHGSGPSLRSSSEQRLDSEDSGEQVLIADREVESDDCRCTYGYDEPMPTPLQDRYVQEARQVIRDICQMGESKDDDDYEEDCFKTKSSDAKIDTEKEDKAKQQVRRLEHSDFTGCKEEEADGKSGKCLQEGNSEENVFCDKSLDELSGHESSLTDEGIVTEPEIGSYGGISCGKNLLGQTPTVWNQSGLYEEQLPDTTAEESLSSQVPSVKTEYEGVAIGGDISSSKNVNQGALEAPSTPSAIRRRRKFSSAGNNGSDSSNGSNAESNGESAYRSLSDPMPQRRRSDAEDGGKSFSMDSNLLGSLSLSSKVGVGVESSAADLSEYTGSAASDLSVCSDSLKDYSTVIQSIVCEPGTMDNLIDEKANGKAVKKKSFSDPSRRGELADTVLEFQKHPSEPISELEQSIPPSSSEPILSEQRDKLRALNSERPLFCSTRSSHSESEHVLPSHLGHNGETKAPDAPSLPFDPKLVQVLSPCTSRRSPKKRTNSFTHQLSCDDGDHFDEQGEEQSSASILPQLQASKVRPKHVRHASEPATFVPIIPSHAHISQDLQSSSHVGESSAPNKTVSGEDTPSLEDVTEQYILALNSPECPVETPAATGGVILEGTTSTPSVPTTTAEPKLERKSSEELSTGSLKAKPRVDMRRHVIMTLLDTEQSYVESLRTLIQGYMKPLKHPENSPLCDPSLVDEMFYQIPEILEHHEQFLEQVRDCVNQWHDKQTIGHVLIQSFSKEILANIYSAYIDNFMNAKDAVRIAKEAKPAFLKFLEQSMRENKEKQALGDLMIKPVQRIPRYELLVKDLLKHTPEDHPDYLFLLDAQKNIKRLAERINKGRRTAEELEKETRVMQEIEAHIEGVEHILNPQRKFLRQEMVVEAKTVGGKKDRSLFLFSDLLICTTLKRKSGSLRRSSMSLYSAASVIDTSSKYKFLWKLPLEDIEVVKGSNQATNRENIQKTIGRLDEDLSTLGQISKLSETLSFPHQSLDDVIKDLMASVHRELADKQSLAFSMTLLPTKLELTSTSAETTFIFEFSSPDTRSNFEQAFEEAKKKLAMNKDQWDPEFLKAIPIMKTRSGMQFSCASPSHSCPENTYEVWVCNSDGYVGQVCLLNIRDEPTVEACIAVCSARIICIAAVPGLKNRERVGHSTPSAPSESNPAASAQPQLHICISGSSLELSEPAAVPAAELVPFDSDDSDDEDSPSPSSTLQSQASRSTISSSFGNDEATVSKDMATETTSSEEEQEFPVPSSFGGPRLSADSPMDGRAMRRSSRGSFTRASLEDLLSIDPEAYQSSVWLGTEDGCIHVYQSSDNIRNRKNSMKMQHSASILCILYLDNKVFVSLANGEVIVYQREAGSFWDPQSSQTLCLGSPTGPVTKMVPVAGKLWCGCQNRVLIINTSTLAQEHSFQVAQDSGRCVTSIVSCGKGVWIALQGSAHVRLYHASTYESLTEVDVAPAVHKMLAGSDAIIRQHKAACLRITALLACKDLLWIGTSAGVVLTLAIPPVSSSTGPGSLRAPLLPMGSAHGHTGHVRFLTCIELPEGFDVNFPPPAESVSSAQNSSESSSGGLQRRDSSRRRASILLPAKSNLLVISGGDGYEDFRLTNSSETVGRDDSTNHLLLWRV